From the Thermococcus sp. 18S1 genome, one window contains:
- a CDS encoding ABC transporter ATP-binding protein, translating into MKPSSEKIVLSARNLRFSYNGSEVLRGINLDVKEGEFVAVLGPNGAGKSTLVKCLAGILNCGGVEAFGRSLREYSRDELARIIAYVPQRTEPGFMTVFDTVLLGRRPHMGLRPSKRDIEAVRAALKTLGIEGLAAKTTNRLSGGELQKVGIARALAQEPKILIMDEPTNNLDIRSQLEVMRLARAFSGEGGTAIVVMHDVNLALRFAKRFIFMKKGRVVADGGLEILDGELFREVYGVDVEIGEIRGIPAVVPL; encoded by the coding sequence ATGAAGCCGTCATCCGAAAAGATCGTCCTGAGTGCCAGAAACCTGCGGTTCTCGTACAACGGTTCCGAGGTGCTCAGGGGAATCAACCTGGACGTTAAGGAAGGCGAGTTCGTGGCTGTTCTCGGGCCCAACGGTGCCGGCAAGAGCACCCTCGTGAAGTGCCTGGCGGGGATACTGAACTGCGGGGGAGTGGAAGCCTTTGGACGGTCCCTCCGCGAGTACTCGAGGGACGAGCTCGCGCGCATCATCGCCTACGTCCCGCAGAGGACAGAGCCGGGGTTCATGACGGTCTTCGACACGGTGCTCCTTGGGAGAAGGCCCCACATGGGGCTGAGGCCATCAAAGAGGGACATAGAAGCCGTTAGAGCGGCCCTGAAGACGCTCGGGATAGAGGGCCTGGCCGCCAAAACCACGAACAGGCTGAGCGGCGGTGAGCTTCAGAAGGTCGGAATAGCCCGGGCCCTCGCCCAGGAGCCCAAAATACTCATCATGGACGAGCCAACGAACAACCTGGACATAAGAAGCCAGCTGGAGGTTATGAGACTCGCCAGGGCGTTCTCCGGGGAGGGAGGAACCGCGATAGTTGTGATGCACGACGTCAATCTGGCGCTGCGCTTCGCGAAGAGGTTCATATTCATGAAGAAGGGCAGGGTTGTGGCGGATGGGGGGCTTGAGATTCTCGACGGGGAGCTCTTCAGAGAGGTTTACGGCGTGGACGTTGAGATTGGGGAGATACGGGGCATACCCGCCGTCGTCCCCCTTTAG
- a CDS encoding Mrp/NBP35 family ATP-binding protein, which produces MTIKAPTLNIGGLGADPLTQRINEKQEKWTYKIAVLSGKGGVGKSTVAVNLAAALAKKGYFVGILDADIHGPNVAKMLGVDKAEVLAEKLEDGRFEMIPPMNDFLGQTTPIKVMSMGFLVPEDQPIIWRGSLVTKAIKQLLGDVNWGSLDFMIIDFPPGTGDEILTVTQTLKLDAAVIVTTPQEVALLDTGKAVNMMKKMEVPYVAVVENMSYLICPHCGGEIDIFGKGGGKKLAEKEGVDFLGGIPIDLKAREASDAGIPIVLYEDTIAAKAFMEIVDRLIEKLEAMRGEKEAPDKSKEE; this is translated from the coding sequence ATGACGATCAAAGCTCCCACACTCAACATAGGAGGACTGGGCGCTGACCCCCTCACCCAGAGGATAAACGAGAAGCAGGAGAAGTGGACGTACAAGATAGCCGTCCTGAGCGGCAAGGGCGGCGTCGGCAAGAGCACCGTCGCGGTCAACCTCGCCGCCGCCCTGGCAAAGAAGGGCTACTTCGTTGGGATACTCGATGCGGACATACACGGACCGAACGTGGCGAAGATGCTGGGAGTGGACAAGGCGGAGGTTCTCGCGGAGAAGCTCGAGGACGGCAGGTTCGAGATGATACCCCCGATGAACGACTTCCTCGGTCAGACGACTCCAATAAAGGTCATGAGCATGGGCTTCCTCGTTCCGGAGGATCAGCCTATTATCTGGCGTGGGTCACTCGTCACGAAGGCCATTAAACAGCTCCTCGGCGACGTCAACTGGGGTTCCCTCGACTTCATGATAATCGACTTCCCGCCCGGAACCGGCGACGAGATACTGACCGTTACCCAGACCCTCAAGCTCGACGCCGCGGTTATCGTCACCACTCCACAGGAGGTCGCTTTGCTCGACACGGGCAAGGCGGTTAACATGATGAAGAAGATGGAAGTGCCCTACGTGGCTGTCGTTGAGAACATGAGCTACCTCATCTGCCCGCACTGCGGCGGCGAGATAGACATCTTCGGCAAGGGAGGCGGGAAGAAGCTCGCCGAGAAGGAAGGCGTTGACTTCCTCGGCGGAATACCTATAGACCTCAAGGCAAGGGAGGCTAGCGACGCAGGCATACCCATAGTCCTCTACGAGGACACGATCGCCGCCAAGGCATTCATGGAGATAGTTGACAGGCTCATAGAGAAGCTCGAAGCTATGAGGGGCGAGAAGGAAGCCCCGGATAAATCCAAGGAGGAGTAA
- a CDS encoding DUF2110 family protein: MEEVVILEKVYGDRSGFLKLDRRLKALLGDLEVEWKLSAVRKNWVKVSITGEDEEISANLVREEFGEVPYRLSAVKEGETYRGRFIDLGKVGYGAYVDIGIFSPRPKDALLPLYYLKETFGEIPVREMIGRFGWVDNLPVEVTVRDVEFGAREVELTFSDSQLKRINSWLSDGYDKLFITGTVSENVEKALIQTGHGRDVKRIEELGLMETLLILKKGTQAPGIIKEIGPHLKGTLIGAIKFEE, translated from the coding sequence ATGGAAGAAGTGGTTATTCTGGAGAAAGTTTACGGTGACAGGAGCGGTTTTCTTAAACTCGACAGGAGACTGAAGGCCCTTCTGGGCGATCTGGAAGTTGAGTGGAAGCTCTCCGCCGTCAGGAAGAACTGGGTGAAGGTCTCCATTACCGGAGAGGACGAGGAGATAAGCGCGAACCTGGTGCGTGAGGAGTTTGGTGAGGTTCCGTACAGGCTGAGCGCGGTTAAGGAGGGAGAGACCTACCGCGGCCGCTTCATAGACCTCGGGAAGGTTGGCTACGGCGCCTACGTTGACATTGGAATCTTCAGCCCGAGGCCGAAGGACGCCCTCCTGCCCCTCTACTACCTGAAGGAGACCTTCGGTGAGATCCCGGTCAGGGAGATGATAGGCAGGTTCGGCTGGGTTGACAACCTCCCCGTCGAGGTGACCGTCAGGGATGTGGAGTTCGGTGCCAGGGAGGTTGAGCTGACCTTCAGCGACTCCCAGCTGAAGAGGATAAACTCCTGGCTCAGCGATGGCTACGACAAGCTCTTCATAACCGGGACGGTTAGCGAGAACGTTGAAAAGGCCCTCATCCAGACCGGCCACGGCAGGGACGTGAAGCGCATAGAGGAGCTGGGCCTCATGGAGACGCTCCTCATACTCAAGAAAGGCACCCAGGCTCCGGGCATAATCAAGGAGATAGGGCCACACCTGAAGGGAACCCTCATCGGTGCCATCAAGTTCGAGGAGTGA
- the tfe gene encoding transcription factor E: MARRKNKELLELAMDMGGEEAVEVIKALEKKKEATDEELAEITEIRVNTVRKVLYMLYDQGLAEFKRIRDKETGWYYYYWRLETKRLPEIIRSKKMAELKKLREMLEEETSEIYYHCGTPGHPKLTFDEAMEYEFQCPICGAMLMQYDNTEVVEELKRRIEELEIELGLRKKPRKRSN; encoded by the coding sequence GTGGCAAGGCGGAAGAACAAGGAGCTCCTCGAACTTGCAATGGACATGGGCGGCGAGGAGGCCGTTGAGGTAATTAAGGCCCTTGAGAAGAAGAAGGAAGCCACGGACGAGGAACTTGCGGAGATAACGGAGATACGCGTTAATACGGTGAGAAAGGTTCTTTACATGCTCTACGACCAGGGGCTTGCGGAATTCAAGCGCATAAGGGATAAGGAGACCGGCTGGTATTACTACTACTGGCGCCTCGAGACCAAGCGCCTCCCCGAGATAATCCGCTCCAAAAAGATGGCGGAGCTCAAGAAGCTCAGGGAGATGCTGGAGGAGGAGACCAGCGAGATATACTACCACTGCGGCACGCCGGGTCATCCAAAGCTTACCTTTGACGAGGCCATGGAGTACGAGTTCCAGTGCCCGATATGTGGAGCCATGCTCATGCAGTACGACAACACCGAGGTCGTGGAGGAGCTCAAGAGACGCATTGAGGAGCTCGAGATAGAACTCGGCCTCAGGAAGAAGCCCAGAAAGCGGTCCAACTGA